A window of the Cetobacterium sp. ZOR0034 genome harbors these coding sequences:
- the rbfA gene encoding 30S ribosome-binding factor RbfA, protein MNKKRLAAIEKEVSRVVSKALFEEIKNPKLKKAMVSVTSVRVTEDLKFADLFFSIMPIAGATVNRKEVLEGLNEIKGFLRKRVSEELALRYTPEMRIKLDDTIEHAIKISQLLDSLKG, encoded by the coding sequence ATGAATAAAAAAAGATTAGCTGCAATCGAAAAGGAAGTTTCTAGAGTTGTTTCTAAAGCTCTTTTCGAAGAGATTAAAAATCCAAAATTAAAAAAAGCTATGGTTTCTGTTACTAGCGTAAGAGTTACTGAAGATTTAAAATTTGCGGACTTATTCTTCAGCATCATGCCAATAGCTGGAGCAACAGTTAATAGAAAAGAAGTTTTAGAAGGATTAAATGAAATAAAAGGTTTTCTTAGAAAAAGAGTATCTGAAGAACTAGCCTTAAGATATACTCCTGAAATGAGAATTAAACTGGATGATACTATAGAACACGCTATTAAAATCTCCCAGTTACTTGATAGCTTAAAAGGGTAA
- a CDS encoding methylaspartate ammonia-lyase, translating to MRIVDVVCSAGKTGFYFDDQRAIKKGAGHDGFAYVGEPMTEGFSSIRQAGESISVQLILEDGQVAFGDCAAVQYSGAGGRDPLFLAKDFIPVIEKEIAPKLIGKELENFKCLAEEFDGMLLDGKRLHTAIRYGITQALLDAVAKARRVTMAEVIQKDYNTGLEISKRPIFTQSGDNRYENADKMIIKSADVLPHALINHVETKLGNKGELLLEYVGWLRDRIIHLRDTEDYAPILHIDVYGTIGAAFDCDTIKMADYLQTLVDAAKPFKLRIEGPMDVEDRDKQIEALAALTAEVDKRDMGIELVADEWCNTYEDIVAFADAKAGHVVQIKTPDLGGVNNIAEAILYCNKVGIGSYSGGTCNETNRSAEVTTNIAMACGALQVLAKPGMGVDEGFMIVFNEMSRVEALVNRRK from the coding sequence ATGAGAATAGTTGATGTAGTATGTTCAGCAGGAAAAACAGGATTCTATTTCGATGATCAAAGAGCTATAAAAAAGGGAGCAGGACATGATGGATTTGCTTATGTAGGAGAACCAATGACAGAAGGTTTTTCTTCAATAAGACAAGCTGGAGAGTCAATATCTGTTCAACTTATTTTAGAAGATGGTCAAGTTGCATTTGGAGATTGTGCAGCAGTACAATATTCAGGAGCGGGAGGAAGAGACCCATTATTCTTAGCTAAAGATTTTATTCCTGTAATAGAGAAAGAGATTGCTCCAAAATTAATAGGAAAAGAGTTAGAAAACTTTAAATGTTTAGCAGAAGAGTTTGATGGAATGTTGTTAGATGGAAAAAGATTACATACTGCAATCAGATATGGAATTACTCAAGCTTTACTAGATGCAGTAGCAAAAGCTAGAAGAGTTACTATGGCTGAAGTTATTCAAAAAGATTACAATACAGGTTTAGAGATTTCTAAGAGACCTATATTTACTCAATCAGGAGATAACAGATATGAAAATGCAGACAAAATGATTATAAAATCTGCTGATGTTTTACCTCATGCTTTAATAAATCATGTTGAAACAAAGTTAGGAAATAAAGGGGAGCTATTACTTGAGTATGTTGGATGGTTAAGAGATAGAATTATCCACTTAAGAGATACAGAAGATTACGCACCTATTTTACATATAGATGTATACGGAACAATTGGAGCGGCATTTGATTGTGATACTATAAAAATGGCAGATTATTTACAAACTTTAGTGGATGCAGCAAAACCATTTAAATTAAGAATCGAAGGTCCTATGGATGTAGAGGATAGAGATAAGCAAATTGAAGCTTTAGCAGCATTAACAGCTGAAGTGGATAAGAGAGATATGGGAATAGAGTTAGTTGCTGATGAATGGTGTAATACTTACGAGGATATCGTAGCTTTCGCAGATGCAAAAGCAGGTCACGTAGTTCAAATAAAAACTCCAGATTTAGGAGGAGTAAATAACATAGCAGAAGCAATTCTTTATTGTAATAAAGTTGGAATCGGGTCATATTCGGGTGGAACATGTAACGAGACTAACAGATCAGCTGAAGTTACTACAAATATAGCTATGGCTTGTGGAGCTCTTCAAGTATTAGCAAAACCAGGAATGGGTGTTGACGAAGGATTTATGATTGTGTTCAACGAAATGAGTAGAGTAGAAGCTTTAGTAAACAGAAGAAAGTAA
- the nusA gene encoding transcription termination factor NusA, giving the protein MKSKDGKIFLEALEQLEKEKGINKESLLEAVEQAMLAAYKKHYGEEENVEVEINRSTGEVKVFEIKTVATAEDLYDAALEVSVEDAIEAGHKRAKVGDIVKLEVNCEEFRRNAIQNGKQIVIQKVREAERQNIFDKFKGKEHDIITGVIRRIDEKRNIFIEFDGSEAILTTAEQSPADVYRVGERIKVYVAEVEKTNKFPKIVISRKNEGLLKKLFELEIPEIAEGVIEIKSVAREAGSRAKVAVFSADENIDTVGACIGQKGLRIRNIVNELNGEKIDIVVWKEDVEEFVSAVLSPAKVISVEVLEEGATARVLVENSQLSLAIGKNGQNARLAAKLTGMRVDIKTVESYNAENTTNTEVLAEEENA; this is encoded by the coding sequence ATGAAAAGTAAAGATGGAAAAATCTTTTTAGAAGCTCTTGAGCAGCTTGAAAAAGAAAAAGGAATAAACAAAGAAAGTCTTCTTGAGGCTGTAGAACAAGCTATGCTTGCTGCTTATAAAAAGCATTATGGTGAGGAAGAAAATGTAGAAGTTGAAATCAACAGATCAACTGGAGAGGTTAAAGTCTTCGAAATTAAAACTGTTGCAACAGCTGAAGATTTATACGATGCTGCTCTTGAAGTATCTGTTGAGGATGCTATTGAGGCTGGTCACAAAAGAGCTAAAGTTGGTGACATTGTTAAATTAGAGGTTAATTGTGAGGAATTCAGAAGAAACGCTATACAAAATGGAAAACAAATTGTTATTCAAAAAGTTAGAGAAGCTGAAAGACAAAACATATTCGATAAATTCAAAGGAAAAGAGCACGATATTATAACTGGAGTTATCAGAAGAATTGATGAAAAGAGAAACATATTCATTGAATTTGATGGTTCAGAAGCAATTCTTACAACTGCTGAACAATCTCCTGCTGATGTTTACAGAGTTGGAGAAAGAATAAAAGTTTACGTTGCTGAAGTTGAAAAAACAAACAAATTCCCTAAAATAGTAATTTCTAGAAAAAACGAAGGACTTTTAAAGAAGTTATTTGAATTAGAAATTCCAGAAATTGCTGAAGGAGTTATCGAAATTAAATCTGTTGCTAGAGAAGCTGGTTCTAGAGCTAAAGTTGCTGTTTTCTCTGCAGATGAAAACATCGATACTGTTGGAGCTTGTATTGGACAAAAAGGATTAAGAATCAGAAACATAGTTAATGAACTAAACGGTGAAAAAATTGATATCGTTGTTTGGAAAGAAGATGTTGAAGAGTTCGTTTCTGCTGTTCTTAGCCCTGCTAAAGTTATTAGCGTTGAAGTTCTTGAAGAGGGAGCTACTGCTAGAGTTCTAGTTGAAAATTCTCAACTGTCACTAGCTATTGGTAAAAATGGACAAAATGCTAGACTTGCTGCTAAATTGACTGGAATGAGAGTTGATATTAAAACTGTTGAATCATACAACGCTGAAAATACAACTAATACTGAAGTTTTAGCCGAGGAAGAAAATGCATAA
- a CDS encoding DUF448 domain-containing protein yields the protein MHNHTPERTCVVCREKREKSDLFRIAKINENNYSFDEKQKHQARAIYVCKTHECIKRISKNKKYSLKIEDLLLMVNLLKKQSKDYLNILKAMKNSEHLTFGINMVMEEIQHIHFLIIAEDISEKNDKKLIAKAKELNIPYAHYGDKTQLGEIFNKDEVNVIAIKNKKVARGLID from the coding sequence ATGCATAATCACACGCCTGAAAGAACATGTGTTGTTTGTAGAGAAAAAAGAGAGAAAAGCGATCTTTTTAGAATCGCTAAAATAAATGAAAACAACTATTCATTTGATGAAAAGCAAAAACATCAAGCTAGAGCAATCTATGTTTGTAAAACACACGAATGTATAAAAAGAATTTCTAAAAATAAAAAATATAGCCTAAAAATAGAAGATTTATTACTTATGGTTAATCTTCTGAAAAAACAATCTAAAGATTACTTAAACATTTTAAAGGCAATGAAAAACTCTGAGCATTTAACTTTTGGTATCAACATGGTTATGGAAGAAATTCAACATATTCATTTCCTTATAATTGCTGAAGATATCAGCGAGAAAAACGATAAAAAATTAATTGCAAAAGCTAAGGAGTTAAATATTCCTTATGCTCATTATGGAGACAAAACACAACTAGGCGAAATCTTTAATAAAGATGAAGTTAATGTTATTGCTATAAAAAACAAAAAAGTTGCAAGAGGATTGATAGACTAG
- the infB gene encoding translation initiation factor IF-2 — protein MKVRVHELAKKYGYGNKEFLDILNNIGIDVQSHLGGLTAEQEKIVLAHFAKKNDDVVSSNTYIEEETMKKTMDFNDAEDFTEETTTAKKNKNKNKNKAKTNNDASNDEGKSKKKRKGRRADFIVNKAEQGPEIIEEDGMKIIKIRGEITLGDFADRLGVGSSELIKKLFLKGQMLTINSTISLELAEELAEDYDAFVELEEEIQLDFGDKFALEIEDRAEDLIERAPVITIMGHVDHGKTSLLDAIRTTSVASGEAGGITQKIGAYQITKAGKKITFVDTPGHEAFTDMRARGAQVTDIAILVVAADDGVMPQTIEALSHAKAANVPIIVAINKIDKDGSNPMRVKQELMEHGLVSVEWGGDTEFVEVSAKAKMNLDILLDTILITAEILELKANPKKRAKGIVLESRLDPKVGPIADVLIQEGTLKIGEVIVAGESMGKVRALVNDLGAKVQSATVSQPIEIIGFNDVPSAGDTFYVIQNEQHAKRIVEEVAKERKISEISRKSISLETLSQQMDHANLKELNLILRADSRGSVEALRDSLLKLSHEEVIVNIIQAASGAITESDVKLAEASNAIIIGFNVRPTTNALKEADSNGVEIRTSNIIYHITEDIEKALTGMLDPEFKEMYSGRIEIKKVFKVSKVGNIAGCVVVDGKVRKESNIRILRNGVIVYEGKLNTLKRYKDDAKEVVAGQECGLGIENFNDIKEGDIVEAFDIIEVKRTLK, from the coding sequence ATGAAAGTAAGAGTACACGAATTAGCTAAGAAATACGGTTATGGCAACAAAGAGTTTTTAGATATTTTAAACAATATTGGAATTGATGTGCAATCACATCTAGGTGGATTGACTGCTGAACAAGAAAAAATTGTTCTGGCACATTTTGCTAAAAAAAATGATGATGTTGTTTCTAGTAATACCTATATAGAGGAGGAAACAATGAAGAAAACTATGGATTTTAATGACGCAGAAGATTTTACAGAAGAGACTACTACTGCTAAAAAAAATAAAAACAAAAATAAAAACAAAGCAAAAACTAATAATGACGCTTCAAATGACGAAGGGAAATCTAAGAAAAAAAGAAAAGGTAGAAGAGCTGATTTTATCGTAAATAAAGCTGAACAAGGACCTGAAATTATAGAAGAAGATGGAATGAAAATCATAAAAATCAGAGGAGAAATCACTCTAGGTGACTTCGCTGATAGATTAGGTGTTGGAAGTTCTGAACTTATCAAAAAACTATTCTTAAAAGGACAAATGTTAACTATAAACTCAACTATATCTTTAGAATTAGCTGAAGAGTTAGCTGAAGATTACGATGCTTTCGTTGAACTTGAAGAAGAGATTCAATTAGACTTCGGAGATAAATTTGCTCTTGAAATAGAAGATAGAGCTGAAGATCTTATTGAAAGAGCTCCTGTTATAACAATCATGGGACATGTTGACCACGGAAAGACATCTTTACTTGATGCTATCAGAACTACTTCTGTTGCTTCTGGAGAAGCTGGAGGAATCACACAAAAGATTGGAGCTTACCAAATTACTAAAGCTGGAAAGAAAATCACTTTCGTAGATACTCCTGGACATGAGGCGTTCACTGATATGAGAGCAAGAGGAGCACAAGTTACAGATATCGCAATCCTTGTTGTTGCTGCTGATGATGGTGTAATGCCACAAACTATAGAAGCTTTATCACATGCTAAAGCTGCAAATGTACCTATTATCGTTGCTATCAATAAAATCGATAAAGATGGTTCTAACCCAATGAGAGTTAAACAAGAGCTTATGGAGCACGGTTTAGTTTCAGTTGAATGGGGAGGAGACACTGAGTTTGTTGAAGTTTCAGCTAAAGCTAAAATGAACTTAGATATTCTATTAGATACAATCCTAATCACTGCTGAAATTTTAGAGTTAAAAGCTAACCCTAAAAAGAGAGCTAAAGGAATCGTTCTAGAGTCTAGACTTGATCCTAAAGTTGGACCTATTGCCGACGTTCTAATCCAAGAAGGAACTTTAAAAATTGGAGAGGTTATCGTTGCTGGAGAATCTATGGGAAAAGTTAGAGCCCTTGTTAATGATTTAGGAGCTAAAGTTCAATCTGCAACTGTTTCTCAACCTATAGAAATTATCGGATTCAATGATGTTCCATCTGCTGGAGATACATTCTATGTTATTCAAAATGAGCAACATGCTAAGAGAATCGTAGAAGAAGTTGCTAAAGAAAGAAAAATTTCTGAAATTAGCAGAAAATCTATCTCTCTTGAAACTCTATCTCAACAAATGGATCATGCAAACTTAAAAGAACTTAACTTAATCTTAAGAGCTGATTCAAGAGGTTCTGTTGAAGCATTAAGAGATTCATTATTAAAACTTTCTCATGAAGAAGTTATTGTTAATATAATTCAAGCTGCATCTGGAGCAATCACAGAGAGTGACGTAAAGCTAGCTGAAGCTTCAAATGCAATCATAATCGGATTCAACGTTAGACCAACTACAAACGCTTTAAAAGAAGCTGACTCTAACGGTGTTGAAATCAGAACTTCAAACATTATCTATCATATTACTGAAGATATCGAAAAAGCTTTAACAGGAATGTTAGACCCTGAGTTCAAAGAGATGTACTCTGGAAGAATCGAAATCAAAAAAGTATTCAAAGTTTCTAAAGTTGGAAACATTGCTGGATGTGTTGTTGTTGATGGTAAGGTTAGAAAAGAATCTAACATCAGAATCTTAAGAAATGGTGTTATTGTTTATGAAGGAAAATTAAATACTCTTAAGAGATACAAAGACGACGCTAAAGAAGTGGTTGCTGGTCAAGAGTGTGGTTTAGGAATCGAAAACTTCAACGATATTAAAGAAGGAGATATCGTAGAGGCATTCGATATTATCGAAGTTAAAAGAACTTTAAAGTAA
- a CDS encoding methylaspartate mutase subunit E: MNLKFKKWTEEEFFKVREEVLKQWPTGADVDLEEAVAYHKTLPEHKNFAKKLIDAKSKNITLAQPRAGVALVEQHIELLNFLDTEGGADLLPSTIDSYTRQNKYENCEKGIEESKKAGRSLLNGFPGVNHGVKGCREVVEAVNLPLQLRHGTPDARLLSEIMLAAGYTSNEGGGISYNIPYAKSVTLEQTIRDWQYCDRLVGLYEEKGVSINREPFGPLTGTLVPPSISNAVQIIECLLAAEQGVKNITLGYGQCGNLVQDVAAVRSMMEQAEEYCKEFGYENMQLTSVFHQWMGGFPEDEAKAFGVISNGASAAALAGATKVIVKTPHEAIGVPTKEANAMGIRATKMVLNLLRGQKLPNSEEVQFEKDMIKKEVKQIIDKVLELGEGDLAVGTVKAFEQGVLDIPFAPSKYNAGKMLPARDNNGMIRYLNAGNLPLSEEIKAFHTAKLQERAEFEGREISFQMTVDDIFAVGKGTLIGRPAGK; the protein is encoded by the coding sequence ATGAATTTAAAATTTAAAAAATGGACTGAAGAAGAGTTCTTTAAAGTGAGAGAAGAAGTTTTAAAACAATGGCCAACAGGGGCAGATGTAGATTTAGAAGAAGCAGTAGCTTATCATAAAACATTACCTGAGCACAAAAATTTTGCTAAAAAATTAATAGATGCTAAATCTAAAAATATAACACTAGCTCAACCAAGAGCAGGAGTAGCTTTAGTAGAGCAACATATAGAGTTATTAAACTTCCTTGATACAGAGGGAGGAGCAGATTTACTGCCTTCAACTATAGATTCTTATACAAGACAGAATAAATATGAGAATTGTGAAAAAGGAATAGAGGAATCTAAAAAAGCAGGAAGATCATTACTTAATGGATTCCCAGGTGTAAACCATGGAGTTAAAGGTTGTAGAGAGGTTGTAGAAGCAGTAAATTTACCTCTACAATTAAGACATGGAACTCCAGATGCAAGATTATTATCAGAGATAATGTTAGCAGCAGGATACACTTCAAACGAGGGTGGAGGAATATCTTATAACATTCCTTACGCAAAATCAGTTACTCTTGAGCAAACAATAAGAGATTGGCAATATTGTGATAGATTAGTTGGATTATATGAAGAAAAAGGGGTATCTATCAATAGAGAACCGTTTGGACCATTAACAGGAACTTTAGTTCCGCCATCAATATCAAATGCAGTTCAGATAATCGAATGTTTATTAGCAGCTGAGCAAGGAGTTAAAAATATAACTTTAGGATATGGACAATGTGGAAACTTAGTTCAAGACGTTGCAGCAGTAAGATCTATGATGGAGCAAGCTGAAGAGTATTGTAAAGAGTTTGGATATGAAAATATGCAACTGACATCTGTATTCCACCAATGGATGGGTGGATTCCCAGAGGATGAAGCTAAGGCGTTTGGAGTAATTTCAAATGGTGCTTCAGCAGCAGCATTAGCAGGAGCAACAAAAGTTATTGTAAAAACACCTCACGAAGCTATTGGAGTTCCAACAAAAGAGGCAAATGCAATGGGTATCAGAGCAACAAAAATGGTGTTAAACTTATTAAGAGGTCAAAAGTTACCAAACTCTGAAGAGGTTCAATTCGAGAAAGATATGATTAAAAAAGAAGTGAAGCAAATTATAGATAAAGTGTTAGAGTTAGGAGAGGGAGATTTAGCAGTAGGAACTGTAAAAGCTTTCGAGCAAGGAGTATTAGATATTCCGTTTGCACCATCTAAGTATAATGCAGGAAAAATGTTACCTGCAAGAGATAACAATGGAATGATCAGATACCTAAATGCAGGAAACTTACCACTATCAGAAGAAATAAAAGCTTTCCATACTGCAAAATTACAAGAGAGAGCAGAATTTGAAGGAAGAGAGATCAGTTTCCAAATGACAGTAGATGATATATTTGCTGTTGGAAAAGGAACTTTAATTGGAAGACCAGCAGGAAAATAG
- the glmS gene encoding methylaspartate mutase subunit S codes for MKNGKKVVIGVIGSDCHAVGNKIIHHVLESNGFEVINIGVLSPQIDFINAAVETEADAIIVSSLYGHGELDCQGMREKCEEAGLKDILLYVGGNIVVGKQEWSDVESRFKAMGFNRVYRPGTPIELTTEDLKSDLGI; via the coding sequence ATGAAAAATGGAAAGAAAGTAGTAATAGGTGTAATCGGTTCGGACTGTCATGCAGTAGGAAATAAAATTATTCATCACGTGTTAGAAAGTAATGGATTTGAAGTAATCAATATTGGGGTATTATCACCACAAATTGACTTCATAAATGCAGCTGTAGAAACAGAGGCAGACGCAATAATAGTTTCATCGCTATATGGGCATGGTGAATTAGATTGTCAAGGAATGAGAGAAAAGTGTGAAGAAGCTGGATTAAAGGATATTTTACTTTATGTTGGAGGAAATATTGTTGTTGGAAAACAAGAATGGTCAGATGTAGAATCAAGATTTAAAGCTATGGGATTCAACAGAGTTTACAGACCAGGAACTCCAATAGAACTTACTACTGAAGACTTAAAATCAGATTTAGGAATTTAA
- the rimP gene encoding ribosome maturation factor RimP produces the protein MEETLIKIEKVVIPAVEKRNVELVDLEYIQEGGYLYVRIFIEKTDGDITLEDCGSLSNDIDETIDALIPHKFFLEVSSPGVERPLKKEADFIRFNGEKIKVSLKHKLNDNKNFEGIIEDFKNETLFLNIKGQTLEIPFKEIKKANIVFDFSDI, from the coding sequence ATGGAAGAAACTCTTATAAAAATAGAGAAAGTAGTTATTCCAGCTGTTGAAAAAAGAAATGTTGAACTTGTGGACTTAGAATATATCCAAGAAGGTGGATATCTTTATGTTCGTATTTTTATAGAGAAGACTGACGGAGATATAACTCTTGAAGATTGTGGTTCTCTTAGCAACGATATTGACGAAACTATCGATGCATTAATTCCACATAAATTCTTCTTAGAAGTTTCTTCTCCTGGTGTTGAAAGACCATTAAAAAAAGAAGCAGACTTCATAAGATTCAACGGTGAAAAAATTAAAGTTAGCTTAAAGCACAAACTTAATGATAACAAGAATTTTGAGGGTATTATTGAAGATTTTAAGAACGAAACACTTTTCTTAAATATAAAAGGACAAACTCTTGAAATACCTTTCAAAGAGATAAAAAAAGCAAATATTGTCTTTGATTTTAGTGATATTTAA
- the glmL gene encoding methylaspartate mutase accessory protein GlmL, whose amino-acid sequence MRCYLTIDFGSTYTKLTAIDLVGERILATAKDITTVEDDIMIGFNNAYKKLVTEIEKEIPISEIEFIDKIACSSAAGGLKMVAIGLVPELTAEAAKKAALGAGARVIKTYSYELNSREMEEIKNTSVDIILLAGGTDGGNKECIIHNARLIVEHEVNKPVVVAGNKAVADEIENIFSEAGVDYYLADNVMPKINKLNVEPAREEIRKVFMSKIIEAKGMKKAEDFISGILMPTPAAVLKAAEVLSEGTDEEDGIGDLIIVDIGGATTDIHSIGKGEPSKPGVLLKGLEDPFAKRTVEGDLGMRYSAISLLEAAGSRKLRNYLNDVEKKWDIKGMCNFRHDNIRMVPQTREDVLFDEAMAKVATELSMTRHCGVLECIYTPMGTMFNQSGKDLLNAPYIIGTGGVIVHSENPKGILEAGRFNPAEPIYLKPENPKYMVDKTYILSAMGLLAQKEPDLAVKIMKKYLIEV is encoded by the coding sequence ATGAGATGTTATCTAACTATTGACTTTGGAAGTACTTATACAAAGTTAACAGCGATAGACTTAGTAGGAGAAAGAATTCTAGCAACTGCAAAAGATATAACAACAGTTGAAGATGATATAATGATTGGTTTTAATAATGCATATAAAAAACTTGTAACTGAGATAGAAAAAGAGATTCCTATATCAGAGATTGAGTTTATAGATAAGATTGCGTGTTCGTCTGCAGCAGGTGGTTTGAAAATGGTGGCAATTGGATTAGTCCCAGAACTTACGGCAGAGGCGGCTAAAAAAGCGGCCCTAGGAGCAGGAGCAAGAGTTATAAAAACATATTCATATGAACTTAATTCTCGTGAAATGGAAGAGATAAAAAATACATCTGTGGATATAATTTTATTAGCAGGTGGAACAGATGGTGGAAATAAAGAGTGCATAATTCACAATGCAAGGCTAATAGTAGAACATGAGGTAAATAAACCTGTTGTTGTAGCAGGAAATAAAGCGGTAGCAGATGAAATAGAAAATATTTTTTCAGAAGCCGGAGTTGATTACTATTTAGCAGATAATGTTATGCCAAAAATAAATAAATTAAATGTAGAACCTGCTCGTGAAGAAATTAGAAAAGTATTTATGAGTAAAATAATAGAAGCAAAAGGAATGAAGAAGGCTGAAGACTTTATAAGTGGGATATTGATGCCAACGCCAGCAGCAGTTTTGAAAGCTGCAGAGGTCTTGTCTGAGGGGACTGATGAAGAGGATGGAATTGGAGATTTGATAATAGTTGATATTGGAGGAGCAACCACTGATATACATTCTATTGGAAAGGGAGAACCATCTAAACCAGGAGTACTGCTGAAAGGTCTAGAAGATCCATTCGCCAAAAGAACTGTTGAAGGAGATTTGGGAATGAGATACTCTGCAATCTCTTTATTGGAAGCAGCAGGAAGTAGAAAATTAAGAAATTATTTAAATGATGTAGAGAAAAAATGGGATATAAAAGGAATGTGTAATTTTAGACATGATAATATCAGAATGGTTCCTCAAACGAGAGAGGACGTTTTGTTTGATGAAGCTATGGCAAAAGTTGCTACTGAGTTATCTATGACAAGGCATTGCGGGGTTTTAGAATGTATCTATACGCCGATGGGAACAATGTTTAATCAGAGTGGAAAAGATCTTTTAAATGCACCATATATAATAGGAACTGGGGGAGTAATTGTTCATAGTGAAAATCCAAAAGGAATTTTAGAGGCTGGTAGATTTAATCCGGCTGAACCAATATACTTAAAACCAGAAAATCCAAAATACATGGTTGATAAGACATATATTTTATCAGCTATGGGGTTATTAGCTCAAAAAGAGCCAGATTTAGCAGTGAAAATAATGAAAAAATATCTAATTGAAGTATAA